The segment TACAGCAGAAGACACTTACCTTCGTCACATACCAAATGACTAGAGCTACTTTTCTCCCcctaaatgaactgaaaaacgTTATGCGGTCACGCATGTTGTGTGAATCATAACATAAATAGCACAATGGTCTGACATGCTATCATCCTGTTTGAAATACCATTTTAATGCTGCCCTCTAGTGTCGAAACTGCATTCATGCAGTCCATAAAAGCTGCACGTCTGCCATGTATGTATTTCTGATAGCGAGCAAAGGTCAGGTGTCGTCGCGTATCGCCGTGGTATAGAAAACATTTCTATGAGAATCGCTAGTCTACATCCCTTACTTGCCCACTTGTTCGAACCGTTCAGTTTTCATAAACACCGAATTAGCCAGGTACGCCACTTTAAAGCTAGTTATTCGATAGCTTTTCGATTGGACGGTGTTTATATTGAGTTTAACCAattcaacaaaaaaacaagtagGCCCTAAACATGTCAAAAGGACTTTGCAGAAGTTCATGGACAGGTCAGAACGTTAAGCATACGCACACCTGCTTATAGTAATTACAGAAGGGTTTGCTGGCACAGATTGGTTACCTTCGACAACCACGTACGGCTGCTTTGAAGAACGGTTGGGAACATCGACCAAGGTAGAGAGCACAATTTTTCTCTATCGAGATTTAAAGAATGTACACAAACCATGCGAAAGCACATGCTCTAACTGAAGTATTACAGACAAATGATGTAATGATATAAaataagtataggctacattaaaaaCATAATGACGAAATGACTTAATTCAGTAGGAGTTTTTCAAAAGCAAAAGTTGGTCTGTCAAGGTAAGTGTGGTTTGTGGTTTTGGAGTTCCCTGACTTTATGGCATGAGTCGTGTTCTGACAACAAACGGATTGTGGTTACAAAAAAAGTGAGCCAAAGTAAGAGGCTGACGACTGGAAGTGAATACTAACTCAAACACGTGGTTAGAGTCGTTAAACTGGATATATATATTGATCTCTCGATTACAGGTTTTCTCAGCCCCCCAGACTGACTAGAACTTCCCCTAGATAGGAAAATATGACAGCAACCATGGAAGCTtagcgtctctgtgtgtgggcctTGTCCCTGTGTGCTCTTGTGGAAGCAGTGCTGATAAAAACCTCCCACTGATAAAACCTCCCACTAATAATGTGACTATAAATAATTTCCGTCCTTTCAATCCTGTTTGGTTGCAAGAGGCATGCAACAGTCACTTCCTGGTAGCCATTACCAGGTttcagttgttttttttgtcttcctctGGGACAGTCTTTTTACATGCCTATCCTGCAACGGCTAGCTAGTGAAGGACTAGTCAGGACAATcgttgtgtctattccaatatgtaatgatagtattcaatgacacaagtctgtgttctagaaagagtggtctggagtcgtagaggtccgataatatcagctttaatgcagcagttggaaatcaacaagtacagagctctgaggttgtctacgtttccctacccgcaacagagtttgggttggttcacaaagtccaactggctatctgtccctgccccagcatatattatacagtgcagtaaaacaaaaaacacaagaagagggttgagcttgttctcctgtGCAGCAGGGAGTTGATCTTGCTGACGCGTCCCACCtgccggtttcaaggttgtttctgaaatggAGAGATTGAGATACAAAATACTGCCTTTTTCCCCACACTGTGGTCGAGACTCGTCTGGGTTGTTCATCTTTCTCCCCCTCGCACACAGTGTCAgacacaatgtttaagcctgagcacacttctaagttcataagacataactttaataagcacaatacataactttaataagaaaAATACAATATTTACTAGCCTACCCCATTGCAAGGAAGACAAACTGACAAACCTGTGTCTGCATTTCAGAAAATGGAAATATTTTTTCCAATCACCACACTCAAAAGTTCACATTCGTGTGAAACCAGCAATGTGGTTGTGTAGTTGAGGCCTGGCTATTGGTAGGTTTGGGAATGAGTGTCCTTTTTCCTCTTAATAAAGAGTTATTCATTATGATAGTAATTCCCACATCAGTCCGTTTTTGTGGAGGCGTTTATAAGTAGGTGACCTTAAATATTTGCCATGTTTCCAACTGCAATTCTCATTTGCAAGCAAGCGTTCGTCATTTTTAGGCTTGCCTCTACACAAACATTTGCACTTGATGCAACAGCACGCGTGGTATCATAGGCAACATCTCACAATCATTCCAAAGCTTAGAATTTAAGTGTTTTTATGAATCTAGTCGGTTAAACACTTAGCTGTTTCCAAGTTGAACTAAAAGTTTCACACTCAAGCGTAGTACTCGTAAGTCTCGAGGGGATTAGACTAGAGTTAGCAACCAGATGCTCAACTAGCTGTTATAGCTCTAGATATAGaaatttgagtttttttttaaatatgaaCTATTGTTCAAACTATAACGGCACGTTTAGCATAGTATTTTAGTACACGTTTAACTATTGTCTTATTGCACGTGTAAGTGCTGTATATGGGACCTACTATTAATGATTCAAGGTCAACTGTAGAGCTAGCTATTTGATAGCAGCGTGGTTGTGAACATCCAAATACAGTATCGCATAACCAGGCAAGGTGGTACTGAGTGATAGCTAGCTCGTTTGCTACCATTACTTAGCGCTGTCCCGTGGAAGCCTGCGCGCCAATGCGCTCTTTCTTAGACCTAACATATATAAATAAATTGCTAGATTTGTCAGTATATCGGTTTAAATGTGTAACTTTCTACATCCGCAGTGTAGCCGACGTCGCAGGTCAAAATGTCTCGAGGTGGATCTTTTCGGGGTGGCACTGGCAGAGGAGCCAGCTTTGCTCAGATCCTCAGAAATAATATTTCTGCTCTGCCGGGGTCGACGATGTCCCCCACGCCTCCGGTGGCCTTCATGCCTCTGGTTCCTTCAGAGGGCCGCGACCCCGCAGTTGCCAGTTCATGCAAAACTGGTAGGTAACTACCAACTGCTAGCTAGCTCTTgacttgtgtgtgttgaggtgatTTATACATAAAAATAAGCCTGAGTCAAGCCCAAGCCTCAGTACGTTCACATTGGATTCCTTAACTCTGGTCATACAATGTCACCAACGTAAGACTCATTGGTGATGGATGGCTAACTTAGTTTATTATGAGCCTTGAGTAGCCTACATCAGTGGATAGATTTGACTTTGTGTCTTCCTGTTGCAGGTGCGCATCCCAGGCCTTGCGGTTTGCCGCAGACACTGATAGAGAGGTACAAGAATGGAGAGACACACGCAGTGTCAGCTCTTTATCAGCTTTCACAGGTCCTGCAGTTCCAGCTGGAGTTAAAAGAAACTACTGGCAAGTAGCGGATGGAAACCGATCTGTACTGATAAGGCTTCTGAATGGCGGTAGTTAAAACCATGATTAGATGGGCATAAAGTAGAGCTAAGTGTTGTCTTGATAACACGTGTCCTTATCAAAACATCTATGTTTGTTTACATAGCCTACACTGTACGTGTGGGGAAAGGCTATTTTCAAACCACACTATGAGCAATTTAGTGAACCTCGTCTCTGCATCTGTCACCCAGGCAACATCGCAGGCTTTTACTTCGCTTTCTGTGCTGTGATTGACGGGGTGAAATACAAGACTGGGATGGGGAACACCAAGAAGCAGGCAAGGGCCACAGCTGCCCAGCTAGCTCTGGAGGAATTCATTCCAACTCTTTCAGGCAAGTCTCTGCTTCCAGAACAGTCCAGCCGTCTCCTCCTGGTTCAGGAATACTGGCTGCTGCCCCAAAACCCTGCcgctagttacatttacatttagtcattttagaaGGAGGGATGGTAAGTTTGATGAATGACAGGTTTGAAAATGACTCGCCAGCTTTTaattttaactgtgtgtgtctgtgtgtgtttttttctttttccaaaGGCCCTCTTCCTTTGCCAGTTAGAGAAGGCATTTTCTCAGAGTCAGAGGGTCATCCTGACAGAGCCGTTTATGgtaaaacaacaacacagctAAACTACGCCACCAAAAAACTACATCAGTTAGTCTAGTCAAGTGTTGACTAAATCACCACAAATTATAAGAGATCCATAAGGAAATATAGCGCAACAAAATCatcaggatttttttttctgaGGGAAGTTTGACTGTATTTCCtttgtaaaataataataataaaaaaagatcCTTGCTGTTCCTGTCCTATCAAGAGCGTAAGAACCCGGTCAACGAGCAGATCCCACAGGCTGTGAAAGAGCAGCTCAGCAAGTTGTTGGAGAACCACCCTGAGTTCTCCAGCTGTGAAACCACTGTGGCGGCATTCATCGCCTGGTCGCGTAAGAGGAGCACTTCTTTCTTCTCGCCTGAATACTTGCTAGTGATGATGAGTGTGTAGTATAGAGCTTCAGTATGTGAGCCGTAACGAGgccccctgcaccccctctTGCAGCCAGCGGGTGTGAAGTGGTCGCCATGGGCACGGGAAACGTCAACAGCAAGGAAAGTGCGACGCCAAACGGCCGCGTCCTCCACGACTCCCATGCCGTCGTGACGGCCCGGAGATCCCTGATGCGGTCAGCCTCAGCTTGTGATAAATCCTCCATAATAATCTGGTGGGGTGGTGGAGATCATGATTTGACTTGTTGATCAAGAGGTCAAAGGttccataaccccccccccacacacacacacacatcattcataTTATAGGCATTTTGTATGATTATATCCAATATTCCTGTTGTGTATGGGCATTATTAGAATATCTAACGTGCCTTTGTGTTGCTGGGCAGGTATCTGTACAGGCACCTGTTGTTGTTCCACAGTAGGAATCGTAACCTGGAGGAAAAGTCCATCTTCCAGCAGGAAGATGGCACCCAGCTGCTCAGCTTGAAGACCAACTTCACCCTTCACTTGTATCTCAGCCAGCTGCCCAAAGGAGCTGCCCAGATCCCTCCCAGTCTGTGAGTCACACccttctccctacctccctcctacCATGGTACATGTTGGCAGATGTTGGTTTAAGGATTTTAAGCTTTCATCATTTCTGTGTTTTGGAATCTCAACCATAGCCCCTACAGGGAACTTGGTATtactgcaggggggaggaaTGTAAGTTATTTCAAGTTTTAGAGGCTAAATGGCTGTATTGATCAGAGACTTGATTTCTTAAGGATGCCCCCAGTAGGAATACTCTGCCTAGAGCACTGGACCCCCCTGATATCGGACTGGCCACCCcaggtgccaccccaaaatgtcattcgctatccctggcaattagatgctgattgacatttaatttaatttatctTGTTAAAAGCGTTTCTTTTGGCATCTGGCAGCGCATTTTTTCAATCGAGGATATTTCCACAGTTCACCAGTCAGTCACAAATCACTACGCCAGCGTCTGATACAGCGACGGAAGACAAGAGCATCATATTACAGTTATCGTTTTAAGGTTTAACGTTGGGGGTTGaagcttcctgaacaaaatgttatgaaagttgagttgctgggctgcagagccatagaaaaagatgcatattggcaatttggttccataacagattcagatgagagaaatgtttttgtttggcACTTAGCTACTAAGGTAGTGCTAACAGCACAGTTGTTGTACTGTGGTGTAGTTGATTCAATTTCGTTTTTTCATTTCAATTTATAAAGCGcacttttaaaacaacaacagtgtcatttagccatttgaaatcTATTGTAATGACCTGACTAGGTCAGAAAGGAACAATCGTCCAGGCATAAGATGAAGTTCCCGAATTGACGTTTATTAAGCACACGGTACACAGGCTACTAGtaagccaaacagctgtttggccctagcccacgctaaataaaataaaggtgaatggtcattacccggcttccacagagcttgataacaacctattcatttgaatcaggtgtgctgtagcagggaaacatctaaaacatgcaggacaggggctctcgaggaccaggattgaacacccctgctGTATGGCATATATGCTGAGCCTCCCCTCAAATGCTAGTTTAAGGTTTTGTCAATTCCCCCTGGATGTGGTTCAGAATCTCAACAGTGTTATATCGATGAAACTGTTCAGCTCACCTCTCACTTTTTCCACCGCATGCAGCAGGTCTGCTCTTGCGGGTGGGTGAACAGTCTGTTTTGAATCAGAATCTGCTGCGTGCGAGTTTCGGGGTTTTCAGTTGTTCTGCTACTTCCCTCCCGCCCAGGCGACTgaaccccctctccatctccctcccgccCAGGCGACTGAACCCCCACTCCATCTCAGCGTGGGAGGTGAACAACCAGATGAGCCTGCATGTTACGGTGGAGGGAAAGGTCTTCTccgtcttctcctccaccttcgcCCAGGCGGCCTCCAAGCTGGTCAGCATGTCGGCCAGCGACAAGGTGACCCAGTGGCAGGTGCTGGGCTACCAGGGCGCTCTGCTCAGCCACTTCATAGAGCCCGTCTACGTCAGCAGAATCCTCATCGGTAAGAAGCGTTTGCTGGGGCCTCTGGTCCTTCTTCCACACCCCAGTCATCATCCGGGGAGCTCTGCCCATTTGATCTTGCATCGTGTTGTAGAAAAGACGTCCATAGAAGGTAGTATAAAAAAGTAGTCAAAGGCAAAATATCTTTCAACAGCTCAAGGCAGCTCGATGGTTTATTTCGGCAAGGCAGAtgtgcattcacaaacacatacaggaaAAGACAACCACATTTCCTTAGACATCTcattatacagttaggtccataaatatttggacattgacacaattatcataattttggctctgtataccaccacaatggatttgagatgaaacaatcaagatgtgctttaagtgcagattttcagctttaatttcagggtatttacatccaaatc is part of the Osmerus eperlanus chromosome 13, fOsmEpe2.1, whole genome shotgun sequence genome and harbors:
- the adad1 gene encoding adenosine deaminase domain-containing protein 1, coding for MSRGGSFRGGTGRGASFAQILRNNISALPGSTMSPTPPVAFMPLVPSEGRDPAVASSCKTGAHPRPCGLPQTLIERYKNGETHAVSALYQLSQVLQFQLELKETTGNIAGFYFAFCAVIDGVKYKTGMGNTKKQARATAAQLALEEFIPTLSGKEGIFSESEGHPDRAVYERKNPVNEQIPQAVKEQLSKLLENHPEFSSCETTVAAFIAWSPSGCEVVAMGTGNVNSKESATPNGRVLHDSHAVVTARRSLMRYLYRHLLLFHSRNRNLEEKSIFQQEDGTQLLSLKTNFTLHLYLSQLPKGAAQIPPSLRLNPHSISAWEVNNQMSLHVTVEGKVFSVFSSTFAQAASKLVSMSASDKVTQWQVLGYQGALLSHFIEPVYVSRILIGDPSCSEVRGMEIAVNQRVDGVMERLPMYYCMHQPHISLAPSVAPGGPAGPQHSLSLNWSQGDVSLEVVDGLQGQTVQESPFKSSPALASRLCKAAMLSRFNLVAKETQREDLRAAISYRQAKMMATSYQEAKSVLKSYLAQRGYGSWVAKAPISDHFNM